DNA sequence from the Salifodinibacter halophilus genome:
CCGGGTAATGAAACGGCACCGGGCCATCGGCGTGCGCATGGAGAAACTGGTTGACCCACGCCGAGTCGGAACCGCGCAGCTCGTCCGGCGTACCATGATCGACGATTTCACCGTCGGCCACGACATAGACATAGTCGGCGATCGACAACGTTTCGGCCACGTCGTGCGAAACCACGATCGAACTCAGACCAAGTGCATCATTCAACCGGCGGATCAGCCGCAGTAGAACACCCATCGAAATAGGGTCCTGCCCGGAAAACGGCTCGTCATACATCACCATTTTAGGGTCGAGCGCGATCGCGCGTGCAAGCGCGACACGCCGCGCCATGCCACCCGAGAGCTCGGCCGGATAAAGCCCGCGTGCATTTCTTAGCCCCACGGCCTCGAGTTTCATCAGCACAACGTCGCGCACCAATTCTTCGGGCAATTCGGTATGTTCACGCAGCGGGAACGCAACATTGTCGAATACCGATAGGTCCGACAACAGCGCGCCCGACTGAAACAACATCCCCATGCGCTTGCGCGTTTCGAAAAGACGGCGCTGCGACAGCCCCGCCATATCGACGCCGTCGAAAGCGACGCTGCCCTGTTGGGGACGCCACTGGCCGCCGATCAATCGCAACAAGGTGGTCTTGCCGGTACCGCTCGGCCCCATGATGGCCGTAACTTTGCCACGTTCGATATCAACGTTCACGCCGCGATAGATCGCATGATCGCCGATAGCGTAATGCAAATCACGTACTGCGACGATGGGATCGTCGGCGTCGACGGAACCAGTGTTTGTGCTCATAGCGTAATTATCGGGGCCTGACAAACCGGTTACAACATCTCTAGTCGCCGCTGGCTAAGCGACCGACGGCTCAGCCAGGCGCGCGGTCAACGCGTTACCGAGACGCGCCGCCACAGCGTCCAGCCCCGGCGAAACGCCGAAATCGGCGAGCTGGGTAACAGACATATCGGCAAAGCCACACGGCGCGATCCGCTCGAAAGGCTCAAGGTCCATATCGACGTTCAGCGCCACCCCATGGTAGCTACAGCCGCGTGACACGCGCAGCCCCACGGCGCTAATTTTACCGCGCCGGGTGTAAACACCCGGCGCCGAGCGGTCTGACCAGGCTTCGACGTCGTAGGCGGCCAGCGTATCGATGACGCTATCCTCCAGCGTACTGATCAGCCGACGGATACCGAAGCCGCCGCGTTTTAAGTCGAACAGCACATAGGCCATAATCTGGCCCGGACCATGATAGGTTACCTGGCCACCACGATCGGTCGGGA
Encoded proteins:
- a CDS encoding ABC transporter ATP-binding protein; the encoded protein is MSTNTGSVDADDPIVAVRDLHYAIGDHAIYRGVNVDIERGKVTAIMGPSGTGKTTLLRLIGGQWRPQQGSVAFDGVDMAGLSQRRLFETRKRMGMLFQSGALLSDLSVFDNVAFPLREHTELPEELVRDVVLMKLEAVGLRNARGLYPAELSGGMARRVALARAIALDPKMVMYDEPFSGQDPISMGVLLRLIRRLNDALGLSSIVVSHDVAETLSIADYVYVVADGEIVDHGTPDELRGSDSAWVNQFLHAHADGPVPFHYPGQAVRDDLLAGAP
- the lipB gene encoding lipoyl(octanoyl) transferase LipB, with amino-acid sequence MSRLPRLSAPRAKRSLTPSTLISGPALRSSCHCESVVIEIGYQDWTPRAYRPVWSAMRAFCRDRTEQTADQIWLLCHQPVFTQGRNGNAEHVLASGDIEVIPTDRGGQVTYHGPGQIMAYVLFDLKRGGFGIRRLISTLEDSVIDTLAAYDVEAWSDRSAPGVYTRRGKISAVGLRVSRGCSYHGVALNVDMDLEPFERIAPCGFADMSVTQLADFGVSPGLDAVAARLGNALTARLAEPSVA